DNA sequence from the Antarctobacter heliothermus genome:
GACCCCGGAAGAGCCGTTTTTGGCGGCTCGGATGGATGATTTTGAGTTCCCTCGCGATGCCTGCATCGCGCCGCCCTTATTGGGGTGGTTGCGCACCGGGAATTGAACCGGGAATTGAGGTGTCCACGCGTGGACAGAAACGCGCCTTATAAAAATCAATGGGTTACAGAGACGTTTTTACATTCCGTTAGGAAACTGGATGACCCGACGCGGGCAGAGGGTGGTTAGGCGGGGCCCTTCCAGATCACCGGGGTGACATAGACAATACTGTCATCGACACTGACCATCACATCGCCGTCCTGAATATTGACCTGAAGCTTCATCGTGCGGCCGGCCAATTCTGCCAGAGCGGCTGTGTCGGCCTCGGACAAATTGATCACCTGAAGATTGTCAAACCGCGTGGTGCTGTTCTTGATCTTGTCCCACCACATGTCAGCCGTGCGGCCGCCATAGGGGTAGACGATCACCTGAGAGGCCTTGGCGCAGGATTGACGGACCACCTTTTCGCTGGGCAGACCCAGAGCAACCCAGACATCCAGTTCACCACTCAGGCTTTTCTGCCAGATGTCCGGCTCATCATCCGTAGACAACCCCTTGGTCATCTCCAGATGCTCATGCGCATTCAGGGCAAAGGCGACAAGGCGCACCATCAGCCGTTCATCCGTCTCTGACGGATGTTTGGCGACTGTCAGCTTGTGGGTCTCATAATAATGGCGATCCATGTCAGAGACAGAGAGTTCGACTTTATAAATAGTGGCTTTTTGCGCCATGATCTGTCCCAAACCTGCAAGGATTGGGATGCCTACTCTGTCCGAGGGCGTTTGAAAAGCGGATTGGGAAACGGCGCAGAGGCGCGGGCAAGGGGCGCGCTCACGAGGGGGCGCTGTGTCCCCTATCCTGCCGTCTTTACCGGCGCGTGCTGATCCCAGAATGCAACGGCCTTGGCATAAGACGCCGGATCAATTGGCTGACCTGATCCGCCCGCCTCACGGCCCAATGCGTTGCGCCATTGGGTGATGGGCGGCATGGGCGGCTCTGTTGGGGTCAGGGTGCCAATGATCGACACGATGCCCCAATCGCAGTCTGGCACGACCTGATCCTCGGGGTAGTCGGCAGCTTCTAGCAGCATTTGGGCGTGGCTGTAGAGGATCACGTCCAGCCAGTTTGCGCGGGGGGCGGGGGTGTCGAACCAGCGTTCCAGCACCGGCATTTCGCCCTCGCGCCGGGCGCGGTAGCCGCTGCGCAGGAGATGCGCGTTGTCGGGCGTGATGGGGGCAAAGCCGCAGAGCGTGGGGGTGTCGTTTTCCAGAAACAGGTGTTTGCAGAAGGGCGCGTAACCGTCGACCAGCGGCGCGCCTTGCGCCATGGCCGCGTTGCAGCGGTTCGTCAAATCCTGTGGCGACAGGCCAAGGATGCGGGTGCCGCTGGCCTCTGGGTGCCAGTTGCGCAGGGCAAAATCGGTCATGGCGATTGGAGGGACCTGCACGGGCGTCCTTTGTGGAGAGGGCGAGGTCCCGGGGCAGGCCCCGGGACGGTATGCGCGTGGAGATTGGTGCGATTACATCGGTGGCGGGGGCGGTGGCATCACGGTGAAGAGTTGCGCCAGTTCCGTCACCTCTCCGGCACGTTTCCAGCCGTCCTGACCAGGGGTCCAGACGTGGGTTTCGCGGGTCAGTTCCTTGCTGGCGACCATCTTGCCCAGATCCGCCTTGGAGAACGGACCGGTGGTTTGTCCGTTCACGGCCATGTGCCAGACATGTTCGACCGGCGGCGGCGGTGGGGCCATTGGCGCGGCTTGCGGTTGCTGTGCCTGTGACGCGGCAGCCTGTTGTGGTGCAGCACCCCACGGGCCGCCCTGCGCGCCCATGGCATTGGCCATCTGCATGCCCATCCCGGCACCAAAGCCCATGCCCATGGATTGATCCATCGCACCGCCCTGACCCATCGCCTCGGCGGCTTTCCACTTCATGTGGTCGTCGAGGTTGCCCGCCAGACCGCGGCTGGTGCGGGCGTCCAGCGCCTTTTCCACCGCTTCGGGCAGCGAGATGTTTTCGATATACAGTTCGGCCAGTTCCAGACCGTACTGGTGGATCACCGGGTCGATCGCCTTGCGGATCAGTTCAGACACTTCGCCGGTATTGGCTGCCATGTCGAGCACGGGGATGCCGCTGCGGGAGATGTCCTTGGAAAATTCCTGCACGATGATGTTGCGGATCTGAAAGCTGATCTCATCCATGGTGAATTCGCCGTCGGTGCCGACGATTTCGGACATGAAGACCGCCGGATCGGCGACTTTGATCGCATAGGTGCCAAAGGCGCGGATGCGGGTCGGCCCGAATTCCGGGTCGCGCAGCATGATGGGGTTTTTCGTCCCCCACTTCAGATTGGTAAAGCGGTTGGTGTTGACGAAATAGATCTCTGACTTGAAGGGGCTTTGGAACGCGTGGTCCCAGTGCTGCAACGAGGTCATGATCGGCATGTTATTGGTCTCTAGCATGTAGAGACCGGGGGTGAAGACATCCGCAAGCTGGCCTTCGTGGATAAAGACGGCGGCCTGCCCTTCGCGGACTGTCAGCTTGGCGCCGTACTTGATTTCATGGCCTTCGCGTTCAAAGCGCCAGACCATCGTGTCGCGGGTGTCGTCCGTCCAGTGAATGACGTCGATGAACTGGCCCGATAGAAAATCCCAGATGCCCATGGTGCGGCCTCCAATCGTTAGCTTTAATCGTCGTGGGTGCGATGCTGCGCACAGGGTACGCGATCGACAGAATAGCGGAAGCCCCCGCGCAAGGTCACGGGGAAATCAGGGGGAAATGGCGTGTCGCCTGTCGGTGGGCCTAGCTGGGTCCGCTGGTCCCCATCAGGTCCGCCGCTTTTTGCTGCACGATTGGCATGGCCTCTTCCGCGCGCATCCCCGGTTTCAGGCGCGGATCGTAGAGGATCTTGAGCAGCAGTTCGTCGTGGGTTGTCAGCAGCGCGAATTCATCGTCGTCGTTAAAGATCGACGGACGGGCGCGCGGGCTGTCGTTGCCAAGGCCCATGCCCTGGGCGAGTTCCTCATGGATGCAGGAGCGG
Encoded proteins:
- a CDS encoding DUF3228 family protein, translating into MTDFALRNWHPEASGTRILGLSPQDLTNRCNAAMAQGAPLVDGYAPFCKHLFLENDTPTLCGFAPITPDNAHLLRSGYRARREGEMPVLERWFDTPAPRANWLDVILYSHAQMLLEAADYPEDQVVPDCDWGIVSIIGTLTPTEPPMPPITQWRNALGREAGGSGQPIDPASYAKAVAFWDQHAPVKTAG
- a CDS encoding SPFH domain-containing protein; the encoded protein is MGIWDFLSGQFIDVIHWTDDTRDTMVWRFEREGHEIKYGAKLTVREGQAAVFIHEGQLADVFTPGLYMLETNNMPIMTSLQHWDHAFQSPFKSEIYFVNTNRFTNLKWGTKNPIMLRDPEFGPTRIRAFGTYAIKVADPAVFMSEIVGTDGEFTMDEISFQIRNIIVQEFSKDISRSGIPVLDMAANTGEVSELIRKAIDPVIHQYGLELAELYIENISLPEAVEKALDARTSRGLAGNLDDHMKWKAAEAMGQGGAMDQSMGMGFGAGMGMQMANAMGAQGGPWGAAPQQAAASQAQQPQAAPMAPPPPPVEHVWHMAVNGQTTGPFSKADLGKMVASKELTRETHVWTPGQDGWKRAGEVTELAQLFTVMPPPPPPM
- a CDS encoding YaeQ family protein, producing MAQKATIYKVELSVSDMDRHYYETHKLTVAKHPSETDERLMVRLVAFALNAHEHLEMTKGLSTDDEPDIWQKSLSGELDVWVALGLPSEKVVRQSCAKASQVIVYPYGGRTADMWWDKIKNSTTRFDNLQVINLSEADTAALAELAGRTMKLQVNIQDGDVMVSVDDSIVYVTPVIWKGPA